The following are encoded together in the Pseudoalteromonas ruthenica genome:
- a CDS encoding CDP-glycerol glycerophosphotransferase family protein translates to MYISQNYSYAILRPLQQVIRAHGGEVKWFLQGDEVNPDFLAADESQLLTVDAIRQWRPHAAFAPANIMPTFFPGKKVAVFHGFDAGKLNSRGKNDHFTIRGCFDLYCTQGPNTTEPFTQLAQQHGFFRVRETGWSMLDPLFSPTPNNLYSSADSRPTLLICSTFSKRLSLAPVLVEHIKELRDSGKYRILVQFHPKMSADIVAQYKAMQNDSLSFVETDNVIPLLQAADVMLCDTSSILLMFLLLRRPVVTFNNQAPAAHLLNVTDATQVEAVIDQALTRPPELMANIESFCQQLHPYQDGRSSERVLAATNDLIISDGAELKAKPLNLLRQFKMRKKLAYWRW, encoded by the coding sequence ATGTATATTTCGCAAAATTACTCCTATGCGATTTTACGCCCTTTACAACAAGTTATTCGCGCTCACGGCGGCGAAGTAAAGTGGTTTTTACAAGGCGATGAAGTTAACCCTGATTTCCTAGCTGCGGACGAATCTCAGTTATTAACCGTTGATGCAATTCGCCAGTGGCGGCCTCACGCAGCCTTTGCACCAGCGAATATCATGCCCACCTTTTTTCCTGGTAAGAAGGTCGCTGTGTTTCATGGCTTTGACGCGGGCAAGTTAAATAGTCGCGGCAAGAACGACCATTTCACCATTCGTGGTTGCTTTGATTTGTATTGTACTCAAGGCCCAAATACCACTGAGCCCTTTACCCAGTTAGCCCAGCAACATGGTTTTTTTCGTGTGCGTGAAACGGGTTGGTCAATGCTCGACCCACTGTTTAGCCCCACACCAAATAACCTCTATAGCAGTGCTGACTCGCGCCCGACTTTATTGATTTGCTCAACCTTTTCCAAGCGCTTGTCACTGGCCCCAGTGTTGGTTGAGCACATTAAAGAGCTCCGCGATAGCGGTAAATACCGTATTTTAGTGCAGTTCCACCCGAAGATGAGTGCCGATATCGTGGCGCAATATAAAGCCATGCAAAATGATAGTCTCAGCTTTGTTGAAACCGACAATGTCATTCCCCTGTTGCAAGCAGCGGACGTAATGCTCTGTGATACCTCTTCGATTTTGCTAATGTTTTTATTGCTGCGTCGCCCGGTGGTTACTTTTAATAATCAAGCCCCTGCAGCGCACCTTCTCAATGTAACCGATGCGACGCAGGTTGAAGCGGTAATAGACCAAGCGCTGACCCGACCGCCTGAGTTAATGGCTAATATCGAGTCTTTCTGCCAGCAACTGCATCCCTATCAAGATGGTCGCTCGAGTGAGCGGGTATTGGCGGCGACCAATGATTTAATTATCAGTGACGGCGCTGAGCTAAAGGCCAAGCCCCTTAATTTGCTACGCCAGTTTAAGATGCGTAAAAAATTGGCATATTGGCGTTGGTAA
- a CDS encoding ABC transporter ATP-binding protein: MIEIEKLWFSWHGEKHTPTLAIDSLHIKKGEHVFLHGPSGTGKSTLLSLLAGIQTPQRGHIRIADTNLSALSSAKRDQFRADHLGYIFQNFNLLPYLSPIDNVTLALAFSAVRRQRAQRAGMAMNELAATLLTQLGLDASHHHQAVNTLSIGQQQRVGAARAVIGEPEVIIADEPTSALDEDNRKAFIELLFEQTDKTGATVVFVSHEKSLAPLFSKVVSLSEVNQLAGVAS; the protein is encoded by the coding sequence ATGATTGAAATAGAAAAGCTATGGTTTTCTTGGCATGGTGAAAAGCACACACCCACTCTAGCAATAGACTCGTTGCACATAAAAAAAGGTGAGCATGTTTTTTTACACGGCCCCAGCGGCACCGGTAAATCAACGCTACTGTCGTTACTGGCGGGGATCCAAACCCCGCAACGCGGGCACATTCGCATTGCCGATACCAATCTCAGCGCCCTGAGCAGCGCCAAACGCGATCAGTTTCGTGCCGATCACCTTGGCTATATTTTTCAAAACTTTAATTTACTGCCCTACCTTAGCCCTATCGACAATGTCACCTTAGCCTTGGCTTTTTCCGCTGTTCGCCGCCAACGAGCGCAACGCGCCGGTATGGCAATGAACGAACTGGCAGCCACCTTGCTCACTCAGCTCGGTTTAGATGCTAGCCACCATCATCAAGCGGTTAATACCTTGAGTATCGGTCAGCAGCAACGCGTAGGCGCAGCGCGAGCGGTCATTGGTGAGCCCGAAGTGATCATCGCCGATGAACCCACCTCCGCCCTTGATGAGGACAACCGCAAGGCGTTTATCGAGTTGCTGTTCGAGCAAACCGACAAGACCGGCGCCACGGTGGTGTTTGTGAGCCATGAAAAGTCCCTCGCGCCGCTGTTCTCCAAGGTGGTGAGCCTAAGTGAAGTTAATCAGCTTGCAGGAGTGGCGTCATGA
- a CDS encoding ABC transporter permease, protein MILLKLASKSLFNRKASVLLSVLTIAISVMMLLSIERVRVDAKSSFANTISGTDLIVGARTGDIQLLLASVFRIGHMNNGVSWQSYQAISSKRGVAWSIPLSLGDAHKGFAVIGTDLSYFEHFRYAKKQPLRFAQGHAFAGVSDVVLGADVARSLDYQLGDNIVVAHGMGNTSFQQHDDNPLTIVGILAPTGTPVDKSVHVPLKAIELMHGSAQADSHEHEHEHEHEHDEHTTHPSEHHEHGQHHEQKHTPHQDLVGTPKQISAFLLGFDSPLYSLQVRHNINQYQAEPLMAIMPTVTLSQLWEMLAIVEKILLLFSLVVVSVSLLGMLTTLLANLSQRRRELAILRSVGAKPWHIFSLMSIEAVLISVIGTALGCGLFYAAMWASQSLLQAHAGISLSITPLSGYELSLVAGIIIAGWIVGILPAARAYFYSLNDGMSIKT, encoded by the coding sequence ATGATTTTGCTAAAACTCGCCAGCAAAAGCTTATTCAATCGTAAGGCCAGCGTATTACTCAGTGTCTTGACCATTGCCATTAGCGTTATGATGCTGTTGAGTATTGAACGAGTGCGCGTGGATGCCAAATCAAGCTTCGCCAATACCATCTCGGGCACCGACTTGATTGTTGGCGCACGTACCGGCGATATCCAACTATTGCTAGCTTCAGTATTTCGTATCGGCCATATGAACAATGGCGTTAGCTGGCAAAGCTATCAAGCCATTAGTAGTAAGCGCGGCGTTGCTTGGAGTATTCCACTGTCGCTCGGTGATGCCCACAAAGGCTTTGCGGTAATCGGCACCGACTTAAGTTATTTTGAGCACTTTCGCTATGCTAAAAAGCAGCCCTTGCGCTTTGCCCAAGGCCACGCTTTTGCCGGCGTAAGCGATGTGGTACTTGGCGCTGACGTTGCTCGCTCATTGGACTATCAACTTGGCGACAACATTGTTGTTGCTCATGGCATGGGCAACACCAGCTTCCAACAACATGATGATAACCCCCTGACCATCGTTGGTATATTGGCGCCGACTGGCACCCCAGTCGATAAGTCGGTGCATGTGCCGTTAAAAGCAATTGAGCTGATGCATGGCAGCGCTCAAGCCGACTCGCACGAGCACGAGCACGAGCACGAGCACGAGCACGATGAGCATACAACTCACCCAAGCGAACACCACGAACATGGCCAGCACCATGAGCAAAAACACACACCGCACCAAGATTTAGTCGGTACACCAAAACAGATTAGTGCCTTTTTACTTGGCTTCGACAGCCCACTATACAGCTTACAAGTACGTCACAATATCAACCAATATCAGGCTGAGCCATTAATGGCGATTATGCCCACCGTAACCCTGAGTCAACTTTGGGAAATGCTTGCCATAGTGGAAAAAATCTTGCTGTTGTTTTCCTTGGTGGTGGTCAGTGTCAGCCTGCTAGGGATGCTTACCACCTTGCTGGCAAACCTGTCGCAACGGCGCCGGGAGCTCGCTATTTTACGTTCTGTGGGCGCCAAACCGTGGCATATTTTTTCCTTAATGAGTATAGAAGCCGTGCTGATCAGCGTTATTGGTACCGCCTTGGGGTGTGGCTTATTTTACGCGGCCATGTGGGCCAGTCAGTCTTTACTGCAAGCTCATGCCGGCATTAGCTTGAGTATCACTCCTTTGTCAGGCTATGAACTGAGCTTAGTCGCAGGTATCATTATCGCTGGCTGGATTGTCGGTATACTGCCGGCAGCACGCGCTTATTTCTACTCGCTAAACGATGGTATGAGCATTAAAACCTAG
- a CDS encoding DUF3299 domain-containing protein encodes MKFIYASLVLLSTALTGSAMANEPLEIFWEDLVPEGHVAVDTRNSSSSHEGSEQNWVQPNLDAPVVQKYNGKTVSLPGFVVPLEGDNESITEFLLVPYFGACIHVPPPPPNQIVHVTMKNGVPIDSLYDAIVVTGVMQADSWSGEIAKTGYKIAGVGVAPFEL; translated from the coding sequence ATGAAGTTTATTTACGCAAGTTTGGTGCTTTTGAGCACCGCGTTGACAGGCTCGGCAATGGCCAATGAGCCCCTGGAGATTTTTTGGGAAGACCTGGTGCCAGAAGGTCATGTTGCCGTCGATACACGCAATAGTTCATCAAGCCACGAAGGCAGTGAGCAAAACTGGGTGCAGCCAAATTTAGATGCCCCAGTGGTACAAAAATACAATGGCAAAACCGTAAGCCTTCCCGGCTTTGTGGTGCCTTTGGAGGGAGACAACGAGTCCATAACTGAGTTTCTCTTAGTGCCTTATTTCGGCGCGTGTATCCATGTGCCGCCACCACCACCGAATCAAATTGTACATGTGACCATGAAAAATGGTGTGCCGATCGATAGCCTCTATGACGCGATAGTAGTGACCGGGGTCATGCAGGCTGATAGCTGGAGCGGTGAAATCGCAAAAACCGGCTACAAAATAGCAGGCGTCGGTGTTGCCCCGTTCGAGCTATAG
- the mutM gene encoding bifunctional DNA-formamidopyrimidine glycosylase/DNA-(apurinic or apyrimidinic site) lyase gives MPELPEVEVSRLGIAPHIEGQTITQVNVHQPQLRWPVSEQVYALAGNVITQVSRRAKYLLLHCDEGAVILHLGMSGHLRVVDSNTALKKHDHIEFQFANGLSLRLNDSRRFGACLWQPLDSVHSVFQKLGPEPLTADFDAQWLFARSRNKKQPIKQFIMDNQVVVGVGNIYANESLFKAGIHPKREAGKVSLARYQKLTPLIKATLAAAIEQGGTTLKDFSQSDGKPGYFAQQLLVYGRKGEPCTSCATTLTEIRLGGRSTVYCKKCQR, from the coding sequence ATGCCTGAGCTTCCCGAAGTCGAGGTAAGCCGTTTAGGCATTGCCCCCCATATTGAGGGGCAAACCATTACCCAAGTAAATGTTCATCAACCGCAACTGCGTTGGCCGGTGAGCGAACAGGTCTATGCCCTAGCAGGTAACGTCATTACTCAGGTAAGCCGTCGTGCAAAATATTTGCTGCTGCACTGCGATGAGGGAGCGGTGATTTTACACCTAGGTATGTCCGGGCATTTGCGGGTTGTTGATAGCAACACGGCGTTAAAAAAACACGATCATATTGAGTTTCAGTTTGCGAACGGCCTGAGTTTGCGCCTTAATGACTCGCGCCGCTTCGGCGCGTGTTTGTGGCAGCCACTGGACAGTGTGCACTCGGTATTCCAAAAATTAGGGCCAGAGCCACTAACCGCTGATTTTGATGCGCAGTGGCTATTTGCGCGCTCTCGTAATAAAAAGCAACCCATTAAGCAATTTATTATGGATAACCAGGTGGTGGTTGGGGTCGGTAATATCTATGCCAATGAATCTTTGTTCAAAGCGGGGATTCACCCTAAACGCGAAGCTGGGAAAGTCAGTCTTGCACGCTATCAAAAGCTCACACCGTTAATAAAGGCGACCCTAGCGGCGGCGATTGAGCAGGGGGGCACGACATTAAAAGATTTCTCCCAAAGCGATGGTAAACCCGGTTACTTTGCGCAGCAATTGTTGGTCTATGGCCGTAAAGGGGAGCCTTGTACAAGTTGTGCGACTACGCTGACGGAAATACGTTTAGGCGGGCGCTCAACGGTTTACTGTAAAAAGTGTCAGCGCTGA
- a CDS encoding manganese-dependent inorganic pyrophosphatase produces the protein MAMYVVGHKIPDSDSICGAIALAYLKNQIGEEAIPTRLGEVSPETQFILDRFGFEAPELKMSYAGEEVYIVDHTEKTQAPDDIDQATVVGVVDHHKLGDLTTSTPLECWIRPVGCSNTIIKMMYDFYGVDIPKDIAGLMMCAILSDTVIFKSPTCTTADIKCVEALAEIAGVDDAKELGMEMFKVKSAVEGTPVRDLVMRDFKDFNMNGNLVGIGQLEVIDLAVFDNIKAELHADLAKLKEEGSRHSVLLLLTDIMNEGSQMLIASADEGIIERAYGEQVADSQVWLDGVLSRKKQVVPPLQDAFAG, from the coding sequence ATGGCAATGTATGTAGTGGGACACAAAATCCCTGATTCTGATTCGATCTGCGGTGCAATTGCACTGGCGTACTTAAAAAATCAAATTGGTGAAGAGGCGATCCCTACGCGTTTAGGCGAGGTATCACCGGAAACCCAGTTCATCCTTGACCGTTTTGGCTTCGAAGCGCCAGAACTGAAAATGAGCTACGCTGGGGAAGAGGTGTATATTGTTGACCACACCGAGAAAACTCAAGCCCCTGATGATATTGACCAGGCGACTGTAGTCGGCGTGGTCGATCACCACAAACTGGGCGATTTAACCACATCCACACCGCTTGAATGTTGGATTCGCCCGGTCGGCTGCTCAAACACCATCATTAAAATGATGTATGACTTCTACGGCGTCGATATTCCAAAAGATATCGCCGGTTTGATGATGTGCGCTATTTTAAGTGACACGGTGATTTTCAAGTCACCGACTTGCACCACCGCCGATATCAAGTGTGTTGAGGCTCTTGCAGAGATCGCTGGTGTTGACGATGCCAAAGAGCTCGGCATGGAAATGTTCAAGGTTAAATCAGCCGTTGAAGGCACGCCAGTGCGTGATTTGGTCATGCGTGACTTTAAAGACTTCAATATGAATGGCAACCTAGTGGGCATCGGTCAGTTAGAGGTTATCGACCTGGCGGTATTTGACAACATAAAAGCCGAATTACATGCTGATCTTGCTAAGCTTAAAGAAGAGGGCAGCCGCCACAGTGTGCTGTTGTTGCTCACCGACATCATGAACGAAGGCTCGCAAATGCTAATCGCTTCTGCTGACGAAGGCATCATCGAAAGAGCCTACGGCGAACAAGTGGCTGACTCTCAGGTATGGTTAGACGGCGTACTTAGTCGCAAAAAGCAGGTAGTGCCACCGCTGCAAGACGCATTTGCAGGTTAA
- a CDS encoding HesA/MoeB/ThiF family protein encodes MNSDALSNKERIRYARQLLLDDVGEAGQLRLKQATVLVVGCGGLGSPALLYLAASGVGRVRFMDDDEVELSNLQRQILFKLNHLGQAKTKAANKVLASLNSDITLEPLCQRASAHTLSTALSGCDLVLDCSDNFATRYLLNKTCKKAQVPLISGAAVGHQGHLALFDFGDSTSPCYACLFPPHSDNPTANCATLGVISPLLGIVGAQQAMLAINYLLKGNGAAVLHCVDGETLRHRAIQLQKDPQCPCCGQ; translated from the coding sequence GTGAACAGTGACGCGCTCAGTAACAAAGAACGTATCCGTTACGCTCGGCAGTTATTGCTTGATGATGTTGGCGAGGCGGGGCAGTTGCGCCTAAAGCAAGCCACCGTGCTGGTGGTCGGTTGCGGCGGCTTAGGCAGCCCCGCGCTGCTTTACCTTGCCGCCAGCGGCGTGGGCAGAGTGCGGTTTATGGACGATGATGAGGTCGAGCTATCTAACCTCCAGCGGCAAATTTTGTTCAAGCTTAATCATCTCGGGCAAGCTAAAACGAAGGCGGCGAATAAAGTGTTAGCCAGCTTAAATAGCGACATAACCCTAGAGCCACTGTGCCAACGGGCGAGCGCACATACTTTAAGCACGGCGTTGTCGGGGTGTGATTTAGTGCTTGATTGCAGTGATAACTTTGCAACCCGTTATCTGCTCAATAAAACCTGCAAAAAGGCGCAGGTGCCGCTAATTAGCGGCGCTGCGGTGGGACACCAAGGGCACCTTGCGTTGTTCGACTTTGGCGATAGCACCTCTCCCTGTTATGCCTGTCTGTTTCCGCCGCACAGCGATAACCCCACCGCTAATTGCGCCACACTCGGGGTGATTTCGCCCTTGCTGGGCATTGTCGGTGCACAACAGGCCATGCTTGCCATTAACTATTTGCTTAAGGGCAATGGAGCGGCCGTGTTGCACTGTGTTGATGGCGAGACTTTGCGCCATAGGGCAATACAATTGCAGAAAGACCCGCAGTGCCCTTGTTGTGGGCAATAA
- the thiE gene encoding thiamine phosphate synthase, whose amino-acid sequence MSEVVWTIAGSDSGGGAGIQADLKAMHSFCVHGCSAITALTAQNSLGVEALNPVTQAVLESQLQALANDLRPQAIKIGMLANVQQIQLVAEHLRYYRDNWSCPPHVVYDPVAIATSGDSLIEEDAQDDIADAIKTHLLPLVDVITPNVHETQMLTGIYLIGPDALREAAKRLQQWGAKSVVIKGGHWDYPQGYCVDYCREGEQEYWLGNATITTPHSHGTGCTLSSVIASCLAKGYPLKDAFILGKAYINAGLKSAQRYGEGIGPVAQTRWPSELADFPQVIEPGSWLGDELDFPCAADFNYAAGFAPCPQQLGLYAVVDSVDWLQLCLEHGVKTVQLRMKDCHGEQLEEAIKQAIALGRAHDAQVFINDHWQLALKHGAYGVHLGQQDLHNANLRAIQDAGLRLGLSTHGFYEMLLAHNYRPSYIALGAIYPTTTKDMTGQIQGLQKLRHFVPLMQAYYPTVAIGGIDLTRIAEVVNTGVGSVAVVRAITEAAHPTQAIAQLQQAIKDGRSEQ is encoded by the coding sequence ATGAGTGAAGTAGTATGGACTATTGCCGGCTCTGATAGCGGCGGTGGCGCAGGCATTCAAGCCGACTTAAAAGCGATGCACAGCTTTTGTGTGCATGGGTGTAGCGCCATTACCGCACTGACAGCACAAAACAGCCTGGGCGTGGAGGCACTAAATCCAGTGACACAGGCGGTGCTGGAGTCACAATTGCAAGCCTTAGCCAATGACCTTCGTCCCCAAGCAATCAAGATAGGGATGCTCGCCAATGTGCAGCAAATCCAACTGGTAGCCGAACATTTACGTTATTATCGCGACAACTGGTCGTGCCCCCCTCATGTGGTTTACGACCCGGTGGCCATTGCCACAAGTGGTGATAGTCTGATTGAGGAAGACGCTCAAGACGATATTGCCGATGCCATTAAAACCCATTTATTGCCCTTGGTTGATGTAATCACTCCCAACGTCCATGAAACACAAATGCTCACCGGCATATACCTTATTGGCCCCGATGCGTTGCGTGAAGCGGCGAAACGATTGCAGCAGTGGGGGGCAAAAAGTGTGGTAATTAAAGGCGGACATTGGGACTACCCACAAGGGTATTGTGTTGATTACTGCCGCGAAGGTGAACAAGAATATTGGCTTGGCAACGCCACCATCACCACTCCCCACAGCCATGGCACGGGGTGTACGTTGTCATCCGTTATTGCTAGTTGCTTGGCTAAGGGGTATCCGCTTAAAGATGCCTTTATTCTTGGCAAAGCCTATATCAATGCCGGGTTGAAAAGCGCGCAGCGCTACGGCGAAGGTATCGGCCCGGTAGCGCAAACGCGTTGGCCGAGTGAACTTGCTGATTTTCCGCAAGTGATCGAGCCCGGTAGTTGGCTTGGCGACGAGCTTGATTTCCCATGTGCTGCCGATTTTAACTATGCCGCCGGATTCGCGCCTTGCCCACAGCAACTTGGGCTTTACGCTGTGGTCGACAGTGTTGATTGGTTGCAGCTGTGCTTGGAGCACGGTGTCAAAACCGTGCAACTGCGCATGAAAGACTGCCATGGCGAGCAGTTAGAAGAAGCTATCAAGCAGGCCATTGCCTTGGGGCGTGCCCACGATGCTCAGGTGTTTATCAATGATCACTGGCAGTTAGCGTTAAAGCATGGCGCTTACGGTGTGCATCTGGGGCAACAGGATTTACACAATGCCAACCTGCGCGCTATTCAAGACGCTGGCCTGCGCTTAGGGCTCTCTACTCATGGCTTTTATGAAATGCTGCTAGCGCACAATTACCGGCCCAGCTATATCGCCTTGGGCGCGATTTACCCAACCACCACCAAGGATATGACCGGGCAAATTCAGGGCCTGCAGAAGCTGCGTCACTTTGTACCATTGATGCAAGCTTATTACCCCACGGTGGCCATTGGTGGCATAGATTTGACGCGTATCGCTGAGGTGGTCAATACCGGTGTCGGCAGTGTCGCCGTGGTTCGGGCGATAACCGAAGCAGCGCATCCTACACAGGCGATTGCGCAGTTACAGCAAGCAATCAAGGACGGGCGCAGTGAACAGTGA
- a CDS encoding thiazole synthase yields the protein MSDAFTIYGQSFSSRLLIGSALYPSPQCMHQAIAASGSEIVTVSLRRQNSHAGGDDFWQLIKDTGLTVLPNTAGCHSVQEVMTLAQMCREVFATDWIKLELIGDDYNLQPDPIALVTAAEQLLAQGFKVLPYCTDDLVVCQRLVSAGCEVIMPWAAPIGTGKGILNPYALHTIRERLPDVTLIVDAGLGLPSHACQAMEMGVDAVLLNSAIAGANDPVLMAQAFANATVAGRQSYLAGPMVEKSTAVPSTPTLGMPAWHTMSEDI from the coding sequence ATGAGCGACGCTTTTACTATCTATGGTCAGTCTTTCAGCAGCCGGCTGCTGATTGGCTCCGCCTTATACCCATCGCCGCAATGCATGCATCAAGCGATTGCCGCCAGTGGCAGTGAAATCGTCACGGTGTCTCTGCGTCGGCAGAACTCTCACGCTGGAGGAGATGACTTTTGGCAGCTGATCAAAGATACCGGGTTAACGGTGCTGCCCAACACCGCAGGTTGCCACAGTGTGCAAGAGGTGATGACCTTGGCGCAAATGTGTCGTGAGGTTTTCGCCACCGACTGGATAAAGCTCGAACTCATTGGTGATGACTACAACTTGCAGCCAGACCCTATCGCCCTAGTTACTGCTGCTGAGCAATTATTGGCACAGGGTTTTAAGGTGCTTCCTTATTGCACCGATGATCTGGTAGTGTGCCAGCGTTTAGTGAGCGCTGGCTGTGAGGTTATTATGCCTTGGGCTGCGCCCATCGGTACTGGCAAAGGCATATTAAACCCCTATGCATTGCATACTATTCGCGAGCGCTTACCCGATGTTACGCTGATTGTCGATGCCGGGTTAGGGTTGCCTTCTCACGCCTGCCAAGCCATGGAAATGGGCGTGGATGCCGTGCTACTAAACTCAGCCATAGCAGGAGCCAACGACCCTGTGTTGATGGCACAAGCCTTTGCCAATGCCACCGTGGCTGGCAGACAAAGTTATTTAGCAGGGCCCATGGTGGAAAAGTCGACCGCCGTGCCGTCAACGCCGACGTTGGGCATGCCCGCATGGCACACAATGAGTGAGGATATATGA
- the thiS gene encoding sulfur carrier protein ThiS, with protein sequence MQIYINETPVTVPEQAALSEAITAFAAKPPFAAAVNGHFVAQQDYGHTALKEGDKVDILAPIQGG encoded by the coding sequence ATGCAGATTTATATAAACGAAACGCCTGTTACCGTGCCAGAGCAGGCTGCATTGAGTGAGGCAATCACTGCGTTTGCGGCTAAACCGCCGTTCGCCGCCGCTGTTAATGGCCACTTTGTCGCGCAGCAAGACTATGGGCACACCGCCCTGAAAGAAGGCGATAAAGTGGATATCCTTGCACCCATTCAAGGAGGTTAG
- a CDS encoding FAD-dependent oxidoreductase has product MAQKIAIVGFGVCGRVAALLLAQHYDIEVFERGDEHGHSSAGHVAAAMLAPMAESVLCEQDLAEDGLAALALWPKLLALLDEPVQFQQAGSIIVAYPQDQGAMAHFRKQLKPLAGFAGQDIDGAQLQTLEPELAGRFGKGLYLPCEGQLDNQGFYQHSYLSLKRRGVRFTFNADVDVETLAAQDYQAVIDCRGIGAKTAYTPLRGVRGEVARVHAPEVRLSRPVRLMHPRYPIYIAPKPEHRYVIGATEIESQDTRAITVRSTLELLSAAYSVHSGFAEATVESLRAGLRPAYNDNRPHIEQRGKVISINGLYRHGYMLAPIVVKRALAQFNTAV; this is encoded by the coding sequence ATGGCCCAAAAAATAGCCATTGTTGGCTTTGGTGTGTGCGGCCGGGTGGCCGCACTGCTGCTTGCCCAGCACTATGATATTGAAGTGTTTGAACGCGGTGATGAGCACGGCCACAGTAGTGCTGGGCACGTGGCGGCTGCGATGCTTGCGCCAATGGCCGAATCGGTACTGTGTGAACAAGACCTCGCTGAGGATGGCCTTGCTGCTTTGGCATTATGGCCAAAACTCTTGGCCTTGCTCGATGAACCGGTTCAGTTTCAGCAAGCTGGCAGTATTATTGTTGCCTACCCCCAGGATCAGGGCGCCATGGCGCATTTCCGCAAACAGTTAAAGCCATTGGCGGGCTTTGCCGGGCAAGACATTGACGGTGCTCAGTTGCAGACGCTGGAGCCCGAGCTGGCAGGGCGCTTTGGCAAAGGGCTATACCTGCCATGCGAGGGACAGCTCGACAATCAAGGCTTTTATCAGCACAGCTACCTCAGCCTAAAACGTCGTGGCGTGCGCTTTACCTTTAACGCCGATGTGGACGTTGAAACGCTCGCAGCACAAGACTATCAAGCCGTCATCGATTGTCGCGGCATCGGAGCGAAAACTGCGTACACCCCGTTGCGGGGCGTGCGTGGCGAGGTCGCTAGAGTGCATGCACCTGAAGTACGCTTGAGCCGGCCGGTGCGGCTCATGCATCCGCGTTATCCGATTTATATCGCTCCTAAGCCAGAGCATCGCTATGTCATCGGCGCCACCGAAATTGAATCACAAGATACCCGAGCTATCACGGTGCGCTCTACCTTAGAGCTGTTATCCGCAGCTTACAGTGTCCATAGTGGCTTTGCTGAAGCCACCGTTGAGTCCTTGCGTGCTGGGCTGCGCCCTGCCTATAACGATAACCGTCCACATATTGAGCAAAGGGGCAAGGTGATTAGCATTAATGGCTTATATCGCCATGGCTATATGCTCGCGCCTATTGTCGTTAAGCGGGCATTGGCGCAGTTTAATACCGCCGTATAA